In one window of Deltaproteobacteria bacterium DNA:
- a CDS encoding N-acyl homoserine lactonase family protein: MNSSRVIQAFALSAALAASAAFADEPSGPFKTVHCLKYAGLTAPLSGLVVGIKPDPTMEHPMVICVAQRPGQTVVLDAGFVDEAYGKSQGVTDFTQLADRLGDIGVKAEDVDLVTLGHLHWDHSGGTSAFPNARFVLQRDELEYAALTVAGNKFVTNGFRLEELTEALKLRWNGRLDLVDGDSEGWQDGIDLYLTPGHTGGTMTVCVATVKGRVCYTSDAVYSYENIEQNLPLGIAVLPAQMYESFAKIRRVLRGGKLVPGHAAAAFNDAKARGFRKVSDRVLAVVE, encoded by the coding sequence GTGAATTCGAGCCGCGTGATTCAGGCGTTCGCGCTTTCGGCGGCCCTCGCAGCGAGCGCAGCGTTCGCTGACGAGCCGTCGGGTCCGTTCAAGACGGTGCACTGCCTCAAGTACGCAGGACTCACCGCACCCCTCAGCGGCCTCGTCGTCGGCATCAAGCCCGATCCGACGATGGAGCACCCGATGGTGATCTGCGTGGCGCAGCGGCCGGGGCAGACCGTGGTGCTCGACGCCGGCTTCGTCGACGAGGCCTACGGCAAGTCGCAAGGTGTTACGGACTTCACCCAGCTCGCGGATCGGCTCGGCGACATCGGCGTGAAGGCCGAGGACGTCGACCTCGTGACGCTCGGGCATTTGCACTGGGACCACTCGGGCGGCACGAGCGCGTTCCCGAACGCGCGCTTCGTGTTGCAGCGCGACGAGCTCGAGTACGCAGCGCTCACCGTTGCCGGCAACAAGTTCGTGACGAACGGCTTCCGCCTCGAGGAGCTCACCGAAGCGCTGAAGCTGCGCTGGAACGGCCGGCTCGATCTCGTCGACGGCGACAGCGAGGGCTGGCAGGACGGAATCGATCTCTACCTAACACCTGGCCACACCGGCGGCACCATGACGGTGTGCGTCGCCACGGTGAAGGGCCGCGTGTGTTACACGAGCGACGCCGTCTACTCGTACGAGAACATCGAGCAGAACCTGCCGCTCGGCATCGCGGTGCTGCCGGCGCAGATGTACGAGTCGTTCGCGAAGATCCGCCGCGTGCTACGCGGCGGGAAGCTCGTGCCGGGCCACGCCGCCGCCGCGTTCAACGACGCGAAGGCGCGCGGCTTTCGCAAAGTGAGCGATCGCGTGTTGGCGGTGGTGGAGTGA
- a CDS encoding nitroreductase family protein, translating into MDLLDAIRTTGTCRFFKPDAVPDGVLARVLDAARFAPTGGNRQPVRFVAVRDEALRKQLAALYLPHWERYFAMVTRGDVRVGALPKIIANADHFARHLAEVPVLAVACAKLADVHPTDATLGRLSIVGGASVYPAVQNLLLAARAEGLGSALTTLLCAEEPRVKELLAIPGDVSTAAVIALGWPAQPFPQRLSRRPLAEMAFLDRYGAPLVV; encoded by the coding sequence ATGGACCTGCTCGACGCGATTCGCACTACCGGCACGTGCCGCTTCTTCAAGCCCGACGCGGTGCCGGACGGCGTGCTCGCCCGCGTTCTCGACGCCGCGCGATTCGCGCCCACCGGCGGCAATCGCCAGCCGGTCCGCTTCGTCGCCGTGCGCGACGAAGCGCTCCGCAAGCAGCTCGCGGCGCTCTATCTGCCGCACTGGGAGCGCTACTTCGCGATGGTGACGCGCGGGGACGTGCGCGTGGGTGCGCTGCCGAAGATCATCGCGAACGCCGACCATTTCGCGCGTCACCTCGCCGAGGTGCCCGTGCTCGCCGTCGCGTGCGCGAAGCTCGCCGACGTTCACCCCACCGACGCCACGCTCGGCCGGCTCTCGATCGTGGGCGGCGCTTCGGTGTATCCAGCAGTGCAGAACTTGTTACTGGCCGCGCGCGCCGAAGGCCTCGGCAGCGCGCTCACCACGTTGCTCTGCGCCGAGGAGCCGCGCGTGAAGGAGCTGCTCGCGATTCCGGGCGACGTCTCGACCGCGGCGGTGATCGCGCTCGGCTGGCCCGCGCAGCCGTTTCCACAGCGCCTCAGCCGGCGTCCGCTCGCGGAGATGGCATTCCTCGATCGCTACGGCGCGCCACTCGTCGTGTGA
- a CDS encoding TPM domain-containing protein has protein sequence MSFSRALRNLITPPFVARGRFPERALDGIEAAIRAGESRHTGEVCFAVEAALDLAELWRGETARERATAVFSELRVWDTAENNGVLIYLLLAERDVEIVADRGAAARIAPDAWEQVCRAMEAHLREGRFEAGAIAGVNAVHELLAAHFPASGERANANELRDRPLVR, from the coding sequence ATGAGCTTCTCGCGCGCGCTGCGCAACCTGATCACTCCGCCGTTCGTCGCGCGCGGCCGTTTCCCCGAGCGCGCGCTCGACGGCATCGAAGCCGCGATCCGCGCCGGCGAATCGCGCCACACGGGCGAGGTCTGCTTCGCGGTGGAAGCCGCGCTCGATCTCGCCGAGCTGTGGCGCGGCGAGACCGCGCGCGAACGCGCGACCGCCGTGTTCTCGGAGCTGCGCGTCTGGGACACGGCAGAGAACAACGGCGTGCTGATCTACTTGTTGTTGGCCGAGCGCGACGTCGAGATCGTCGCCGACCGCGGCGCGGCGGCGCGGATCGCGCCGGACGCATGGGAGCAGGTGTGCCGCGCGATGGAGGCGCACCTCCGCGAGGGGCGCTTCGAGGCGGGCGCGATTGCGGGCGTGAACGCAGTGCACGAGCTGCTCGCGGCGCACTTCCCCGCGAGCGGCGAGCGGGCGAACGCGAACGAGCTGCGCGACCGGCCGCTGGTGCGCTGA